One window from the genome of Paramisgurnus dabryanus chromosome 24, PD_genome_1.1, whole genome shotgun sequence encodes:
- the LOC135726536 gene encoding hatching enzyme 1.2-like: MDPRASFSILMLLIGFSQAVFLPELADLLVTQQETVDLTTKILETNNGSAEILLEGDLVFPKTRNALYCLNNNCFWKKNANNIVEVPYIVSSEYTSYEKSTIQSAMTSFHSKTCIRFVPRSSQIDYISIENKDGCYSSLGRTGGKQVVSLNRGGCVYHGIVEHELNHALGFYHEQTRSDRDQYVRINWANISPNMAYNFQKQNTNNQNTPYDYSSIMHYGKTAFATQYGKETITPIPDASVQIGQRQEMSNIDILRINKLYGC; this comes from the exons ATGGATCCAAGAGCCTCCTTCTCCATTCTGATGCTGCTGATTGGCTTCTCCCAAGCAGTTTTTCTACCG GAGCTTGCAGATCTGTTAGTAACACAGCAAGAAACTGTGGACCTCACTACAAAGATTTTAGAGACCAACAATG GATCTGCTGAAATCTTGCTTGAAGGAGATCTGGTGTTTCCCAAAACCAGAAATGCTCTCTACTGCTTAAACAACAACTGTTTCTGGAAGAAAAATGCCAACAATATAGTTGAGGTCCCTTATATAGTGAGCAGTGAATACA CATCTTATGAGAAGAGTACTATCCAGAGCGCCATGACGTCCTTCCACAGCAAAACCTGCATCCGCTTTGTGCCCAGATCATCTCAGATCGACTACATCAGTATTGAGAACAAAGATGG GTGTTACTCGTCTCTTGGTAGAACAGGTGGCAAACAGGTGGTCTCCCTCAACAGGGGCGGCTGTGTGTATCATGGCATCGTTGAACATGAGCTCAATCACGCCCTGGGCTTCTACCACGAGCAAACCAGGAGCGACCGTGACCAGTACGTCAGGATCAACTGGGCAAACATCTCTCCTAATATGGCCTACAACTTCCAGAAACAGAACACCAACAATCAAAACACTCCATACGACTACAGCTCCATCATGCACTATGGAAAAACGGCCTTCGCCACCCAATATGGAAAAGAAACCATCACTCCCATTCCTGATGCGTCTGTGCAAATCGGTCAGAGACAGGAAATGTCAAACATTGACATCCTGAGGATCAACAAACTGTATGGATGCTGA
- the LOC135721549 gene encoding hatching enzyme 1.2-like, translating into MDPRASFSILMLLVGFSQALFLPKLADMIVTEQENVDITSKILETNNGSTEVLLEGDLVFPKTRNALYCLNNNCFWKKNANNLVEVPYIVSSEFTYYEKSTIQSAMTSFHSKTCIRFVPRSSQIDYISIENKDGCYSSLGRTGGKQVVSLNRGGCVYHGIVEHELNHALGFYHEQTRSDRDQYVRINWANISPDMAYNFQKQNTNNQNTPYDYSSIMHYGKTAFTTQYGKETITPIPDASVQIGQRQKMSNIDILRINKLYGC; encoded by the exons ATGGATCCAAGAGCCTCCTTCTCCATTCTGATGCTGCTGGTTGGCTTTTCCCAGGCATTATTTCTACCG AAACTTGCAGATATGATAGTAACAGAGCAAGAAAATGTGGACATCACTTCAAAGATTTTAGAGACCAACAATG GATCTACTGAAGTCTTGCTTGAAGGAGATCTGGTGTTTCCCAAAACCAGAAATGCTCTCTACTGCTTAAACAACAACTGTTTCTGGAAGAAAAATGCCAACAACCTAGTTGAGGTCCCTTACATAGTGAGCAGTGAATTTA CATATTATGAGAAGAGTACTATCCAGAGTGCCATGACGTCTTTCCACAGCAAAACCTGCATCCGCTTTGTGCCCAGATCATCTCAGATCGACTACATCAGTATTGAGAACAAAGATGG GTGTTACTCGTCTCTTGGTAGAACCGGTGGCAAACAGGTGGTCTCCCTCAACAGGGGCGGCTGTGTGTACCATGGCATCGTTGAACATGAGCTCAATCACGCCCTGGGCTTCTACCACGAGCAAACCAGGAGCGATCGTGACCAGTACGTCAGGATCAACTGGGCAAACATCTCTCCTGATATGGCCTACAACTTCCAGAAACAGAACACCAACAATCAAAACACTCCATACGACTACAGCTCCATTATGCATTATGGAAAAACGGCCTTCACTACCCAGTATGGAAAAGAAACCATCACTCCCATTCCTGATGCGTCTGTGCAAATCGGACAGAGACAGAAAATGTCTAACATCGACATCCTGAGGATCAACAAACTGTATGGATGCTGA
- the LOC135721535 gene encoding hatching enzyme 1.2-like, whose amino-acid sequence MDPRASFSILMLLVGFSQAVFLPKLADMLVTEPENVDITTKILGTNNGSTEVLLEGDLVFPKTRNALYCLNNNCFWKKNANNLVEVPYIVSSEFTYYEKSTIQSAMMSFHSKTCIRFVPRSSQIDYISIENKDGCYSSLGRTGGKQVVSLNRGGCVYHGIVEHELNHALGFYHEQTRSDRDQYVRINWANISPNMAYNFQKQNTNNQNTPYDYSSIMHYGKTAFATQYGKETITPIPDASVQIGQRQEMSNTDILRINKLYGC is encoded by the exons ATGGATCCAAGAGCCTCCTTCTCCATTCTGATGCTGCTGGTTGGCTTCTCCCAGGCAGTTTTTCTACCG AAACTTGCAGATATGTTAGTAACAGAGCCAGAAAATGTGGACATCACTACAAAGATTTTAGGGACCAACAATG GATCTACAGAAGTCTTACTTGAAGGAGATTTGGTGTTTCCCAAAACCAGAAATGCTCTCTACTGCTTAAACAACAACTGTTTCTGGAAGAAAAACGCCAACAACCTAGTTGAGGTCCCTTACATAGTGAGCAGTGAATTTA CATATTATGAGAAGAGTACTATCCAGAGCGCCATGATGTCCTTCCACAGCAAAACCTGCATCCGCTTTGTGCCCAGATCATCTCAGATCGACTACATCAGTATTGAGAACAAAGATGG GTGTTACTCGTCTCTTGGTAGAACAGGTGGCAAACAGGTGGTCTCCCTCAACAGGGGCGGCTGTGTGTACCATGGCATCGTTGAACATGAGCTCAATCACGCCCTGGGCTTCTACCACGAGCAAACCAGGAGCGATCGTGACCAGTACGTCAGGATCAACTGGGCAAACATCTCTCCTAATATGGCCTACAACTTCCAGAAACAGAACACCAACAATCAAAACACTCCATACGACTACAGCTCCATCATGCACTATGGAAAAACGGCCTTCGCCACCCAATATGGAAAAGAAACCATCACTCCCATTCCTGATGCGTCTGTGCAAATCGGTCAGAGACAGGAAATGTCAAACACTGACATCCTGAGGATCAACAAACTGTATGGATGCTGA
- the LOC135721544 gene encoding hatching enzyme 1.2-like — protein MDPRASFSILMLLVGFSQAFFLPELADMLVTQQENVDITTKILETNNGSTEVLLEGDLMFPKTRNALYCLNNNCFWKKNANNIVEVPYIVSSEFTYYEKSTIQSAMTSFHSKTCIRFVPRSSQIDYISIENKDGCYSSLGRTGGKQVVSLNRAGCVYHGIVEHELNHALGFYHEQTRSDRDQYVRINWANISPNMAYNFQKQNTNNQNTPYDYSSIMHYGKTAFTTQYGKETITPIPDASVQIGQRQEMSNIDVLRINKLYGC, from the exons ATGGATCCAAGAGCCTCCTTCTCCATTCTGATGCTGCTGGTTGGCTTCTCCCAGGCTTTTTTTCTACCA GAGCTTGCAGATATGTTAGTAACACAGCAAGAAAATGTGGACATCACTACAAAGATTTTAGAGACCAACAATG GATCTACTGAAGTCTTGCTTGAAGGAGATCTGATGTTTCCCAAAACCAGAAATGCTCTCTACTGCTTAAACAACAACTGTTTCTGGAAGAAAAACGCCAACAATATAGTTGAGGTCCCTTACATAGTGAGCAGTGAATTTA CATATTATGAGAAGAGTACTATCCAGAGCGCCATGACGTCCTTCCACAGCAAAACCTGCATCCGCTTTGTGCCCAGATCATCTCAGATCGACTACATCAGCATTGAGAACAAAGATGG GTGTTACTCGTCTCTTGGTAGAACAGGTGGCAAACAGGTGGTCTCCCTCAACAGGGCTGGCTGTGTGTATCATGGCATCGTTGAACATGAGCTCAATCACGCCCTGGGCTTCTACCACGAGCAAACCAGGAGCGACCGTGACCAGTACGTCAGGATCAACTGGGCAAACATCTCTCCTAATATGGCCTACAACTTCCAGAAACAGAACACCAACAATCAAAACACTCCATACGACTACAGCTCTATCATGCACTATGGAAAAACGGCCTTCACTACCCAGTATGGAAAAGAAACCATCACTCCCATTCCTGATGCGTCTGTGCAAATCGGACAGAGACAGGAAATGTCTAACATCGACGTCCTGAGGATCAACAAACTGTATGGATGCTGA